Part of the Candidatus Hydrogenedentota bacterium genome is shown below.
AACTGCGCCAACGGGTCGTTGAATGGCGCGTCCGAACGTGCCATGCGTCCGAGCAATTTTGCGTCGAGCGCAAGATCCCACCGGAGCAATTCCGTGCGCCAGAACAGGGAACACTTGGGATTCTTCACCGGGTCAGCGGCCAACTCATAGATGACCGAGTTCGTTGCACGCATGGTCTCGGTCAACACGGCGTAGGGACGCCGCTGGGGATCGATGACGCCGAAGTTGCAGTCTTCGGCGTAGCCTTCCCACTCCTTCTTCAGATCGTCATCGGGGTACTTGTACCACGACACGCCCAAGTGCGTCGGGATCGATGCGACTGCCGACACGTAGGAAAGATACCCGACGGCACGTTCGGCCTGAGTCTTTACCGTCGGCAATGCGCCCATCGTATTGGGATGCAGCGTATCTCCACCTCGGAACGACACTTCCGTGGTGATTGTCGGACGGCCCGTTGCGGCGGCAATTGCTGGAAGGATGGTGAAAACCTGCGTCAGCACTCGATCCGGGAGCATGTTGTAGAGGTTCATGCTGATTACGTCGCAATACGTGCCCAATGCCTTGAGAATTGCAGGGTGTGGCAATGGCGCGTTGATCATTCGCGTACCCAAATTCATATGGTTCGGATCGACGGCGCGTGCTGCCTTGGCCGCGATGCCGAAACCACGTTCTGCGACTGCGGCAATCCACACGTCTTTCAAACCGGGGATAGAGGGCGCATCGCCTTCGACGTTCATCAAGTCTTCAATCTTGGTAACGTTGAATGCCTTCCAGTCTTGCGCCAAGGCATCGGGCTTGCCGGCATAGTAAGTGCGTGCGATTTCGATGAAAGCCGCGCGGGCGGGTGCGTCCTTGGCGGTGTGCGTAACCGCTTCATACCAGCCGTCCATCGAAATCTCATTCACCATGAAGTATCCGAGGAGCTTCGGATCATCCTTGATGGGTCCCAGTACGCGCTTAGCCTGCTCTTCGCACATCTTCGGCCACTCAGGAGCGAATACGTCTGGGAACGACACCCAAGGTGGAAGGCCAGCCATGCGTCCAACCGGCAGTTCCGGCAGGCCGTCCATGCGGAAGAAGTTCACGTTTACTTCATACGGCAGGCCACACGACTTTTCGCCGGAATTGAAGCCCCAGGATTTCAGGCGCGGGATGTCTTCGGGACGGTCTGTCCAACCCAACTGTAGCCAGTAGAAAGCGTTTCCTTCCGGAGTGACGAACCACTTACGTCCCCCCAATTCCTCCACGTGGAAGAACCCTGTCTTTTGACCCTTCAGCCCCGTCCAACCGCCGTACTCGTCCAAGTCACCGCGGACTGGGATCCCCATCGGTAGGTCCGGCGCGATCACCGCAGGACTCATGTCGGTTGGTGCAGGTGTGTCATCGGCGGCAATCGCTGCCACTACCACAGTCATCATGACAAGCGGATACAGGGCGAGCAGCCGGGCGCGCGTTCGTCCGATCGAAAGTCTAGGAATTGCAGTTTGCATGGGCATAATCTCCATCGGTCCCCCCTCAAGCATTACGCGCTGCATCTACACAACACGCGGGGCCATCCTAGCACGGAAGGCAGTCTTGACGCACGGTCAACTTTAAGTCCAGTAAAAGGGACTAGCCAAACTGCGGTTAATGCTGTATACTCCTTTCAGCACAAGGCTGTATGTGCTGTCCTAGGTCCAAGTGGTTGGTAGTTTTTGGAGGCGTCCCCATCCTATGAGCGCCCCTCAACGTGCGCCCATTGATTTGGCATATGCTCATGTATCGCATGGGCAGGTCTATGTCATTCCCAACCGCTGCAAAGGGTGCAAATTCTGCATTGAGTTCTGCCCCAAGCACGTCCTGGATTATTCCGAGGAAATCAACGAAAAAGGCTATCACTTCCCGGTAGTAGCGAAAGGCAAAGAAGCCGAATGCATTCACTGCCGGTTCTGCGATTTGGTGTGCCCAGAGTTGGCCATATTTACGCGCGAGATTGAAGCCACGCCCGCGATCCTCGGAGACAATAGTGCCTAGCAAAACCACACCTACCCTCAAAAGCGAGTCAGACATAGAAAGCCGGCGAGTGCTCACAGGAGAGCACTTCATGGTGGGAGACCACGCCTGCGCGGAAGGCGCCTTGGCGGCAGGTCTCGATTTCTACGCGGGTTACCCAATCACGCCCTCCACAGAGGTTATGGAACATCTGGCGGACCGCCTTCCACGAGTGGGCAGCAAGTTCGTGCAGATGGAAGACGAAATCGCCAGCATCGCAGCAATTATTGGCGCTTCGGCGGCAGGGGCGCGCTCGATGACGGCCACGTCTGGGCCGGGCTTTAGCCTCATGATGGAGAACATCGGACTGGCCGCAATGATGGAGGTGCCGGTTGTCATCGTTGACGTCATGAGAGCCTCCCCCTCGACCGGATTGCCCACGTCCGTTGGACAAGCGGATGTCTTGCAGGTGCGTTGGGGATCCCACGGCGACTATGGAATCGCTGCATATGCGCCTTGCTCTCCCCAAGAGTGCTTCGACCTGACGATAGCGGCCTTCAATACGGCGAACCGGTACCGAATCCCCACCTTCGTCATGATGGACGAGATTGTCGGCCATATGACCGAACGCGTCGTGATACCAGATGAAGCGGATTTGCCGCGCATGGGACGCCCGCGCCCCGAGACCGCGCCCGGCGAAGCGCCGTTTTTGCCTTACGGACTAACCGAAGGTCTTGTCCCTCCAATGGCCCATGCGGGCGAAGGGTACAAAGTCCACATGACGGGCCTGACGCACGACGAACGCGGGTACCCGCTCTTGAATGCCGCGGCGCATGAGAAGTTGGTTCGCCGCCTTGTCGACAAAGTCAGACTCAACGCTGACGAGATTCTTCGGTATGAAGAAATTATGGTCGACGATGCCGATACCGTTGTAGTTGCATTCGGTTGTACGGCGCGCTCAGCGCGCCGCGCTGTGGCATTGGCGCGTGCAGACGGAATTAAAGCCGGTTTGCTTCGCCCGGTCACGCTCTGGCCATTCCCGGAGAACCGTGTGCGTCGCTTACTGCAATTGGGAAACGTAAAGAAGTTTGTCGTGCCTGAAATCAACTTGGGACAGATTTGTAGAGAGGTCGAGCGATTGACCGCTTTACCGGTGCTGCGAATTAACCGTGCTGGCGGCGCCATGATTACCCCCGAGATCATTGTGGAGGGAATTGTCGGATGAGTGTTGCCGCTGTTCAGAAGGAAGTTCATGTCAATGCCCATCCCTCCGACCAGCTTATGCGCGCGGAGAGGCTTCCCCATATTCTATGTCCGGGGTGCGGGATCGGCTCGGTGATTCACTGTTACGTGGATGCTGTTGCCGCCTCCGGCATTCCGGTTAATCGTCACGTGTGTGTTTCGGGGATCGGATGCAGCGGGCGCGCGGCGGGTTACGTCAACGTTGATTCGTATCACACGACACACGGACGTAGTGTGCCGTTTGCATTGGGCATTGCGGTCTATAACCCTGAATTGCACGTTACGGTCATCAGCGGTGATGGAGACCTGACGTCGATCGGCGGGAACCATTTCATCCATGCCGCGCGCCGCAGCGTCTCTCTGCTGGTACTGTGCATAAACAACTTCAATTACGGTATGACGGGCGGCCAAGCCGGTCCAACCACGCCCCTCAGTGCCCTTTCCAGCACAACTCCGTTTGGATGTTGGGAACGTCCGTTCAATCTCCCCCACCTTGCGCATGCTGTAGGCGCGTCTTACGTGGCGCGTTGGACGGTCCTGCATGTGCGCCAACTCCGCAATTCGATCTTGCGCGGCATGCAGAAAGAGGGGTTCCGGTTTATCGAAATCCTTTCGCCGTGTCCGACGGGTTTTGGCCGTCCGAACGATATCGGAGACGGTCTTATGGAGATGCAGAATTACCTTCGACGTTGCGAAGTGCGTAATGAGCCGCATTTGCACGATATCGACATCGATTTGACGCATGCCGACAGCCCCATCATCGTCGGAGACTTTGTTGACATCGACCGTCCGTCATTCCGCCCGATCATCTCAGGTCCCGTGCCAGAGACGCGGCCCGCGGAAGCGTGGGCTATGGTGAAGGCGACGCAAATCAAAGAGGAACCGAATGGGAAATAACGGGAAGCCTTGCAAGAGCGTCACTGAGGTCCGCATCAGCGGATACGGTGGCCAGGGCGTGGTGCTAGCTGGGCTGCTTCTGGGCAAGGCGGCGGCCTTGCACGACGGCAAGTGTGCGGTATTCACGCAGTCCTACGGACCAGAAGCTCGCGGCGGGGCTTCGTGCGCGGATGTAGTGGTTGCAGATGATCCGATCGATTACCCGCTCGTGTCCCGAGCGGACATTCTGGTGACGCTCTTTCAAGAGGCCTATGTGAGGTTTCGTCCTACGCTTAAGCCCGAAGGTACGCTGATTCTCGAGTCCGATCTTGTGCATCCGCACGAATCCATTGGTCGATACTACCCGATTCGAGCAACAAAGATGGCAGAAGACCTCGGCAGGAAAGTCGTGGCCAATGTAATCACGCTGGGCTTTCTGGTGGGGCTCACAGGCGTTGTTTCACGTGAGGCGGCGGAGGCCGCCATTCGCGATACGGTAAAGCCCAAGACGATCGATTTGAATCTGCGCGCGTTCGATGCGGGTTTTGCCTTGGCGGAAAAGGGAGCTTAGTGCCATGGATCGGGCTGTGCTGGTAATTGGAGCAGGCATGGCCGGCCTGCGCGCCGCGCTGGACCTCGCCAAGAACGGGGTACACGTGGTGCTTGTCGATCAGGAACCGGTTATTGGCGGCGTGATGGCTGCCCGGCTCGCCGACAAATCGGAGACTTTCGATTTCGCGCATGCCACGGAACTTCCGCGCGTTGATGAAGTGGCCAAGAACCCCAAGATTGAAGTTTTGACTCTTACGCACGTCGATCGTGTGCTGGGAGAGCCCGGGGCTTTTGAAGTGTCGTTGACCAAGAGAGCCCGCATGGTTAACGACAAGTGCACGCGATGCAACCGGTGTCATGCGGTCTGTCCCGTGGTAGTCCCGAATCAGTTCTACTCGGGTCTGAGTCATCGGAAGGCAATCTACACGCCTTTCTTCGAGGCCTATCCGTCCAATTATGTCATCGATCTCAATAGTTGTTTGAACAAGCCGCCGAATTACCTGCCGTGCGCGCGTTGCGCCGAAGCGTGTGAAGACCACGCCATCCAATTCAGCATGCCTCTCGAAGAGAAGCTGACGCGCACGGTCAGCGCGGTTATTCTCGCCTCCGGCTTTCGCATGGGGGAACCGGAACCATTGCAGCGGCACGGGTATGGAACGCATCCCGATATTCTCACATCGATGGAGCTTGAGCGCCTCATCACGCCAGGCGGGCCAACCGGCGGTTTTGCGGAAAAGCCTTCCAACAACGGTTCTCCCGATAGAGTGCTCTTCGTTATGACCGACGCGTCTCCCTTTTCGACCTCGTGCGCCGCGGCGCAGTGCGATCGATTGACGCAGCAAGGCGTGAACGCGATAACCGTGCTGCATCCCAAGGTGACGTCCCGCGGAGAGTCGTTTCGCGATTTCTGGATGCGCGTTGCACATCGAAAAGTAACTCTCGCTGACGGCGAACTGGAGCGAATCAGTCCTAGTGACGACGGCACGTTTCGCGTACGCTATAAGTTGACCGGAGACCTGATGAGCGCCGCGCAAGACTTCGATCTCGTGGTGTTCACGACACCCGTTCTGCCTCCGGATTCGTTGCCCAAGACCGCAGAGGCACTTGGAATCGAACTTGATGTGGACGGATTCGTTAAGCAAGGCAATCGCGATTGGGGCCCCAATGCCACGACGCGTCTAGGCGTCTACGTGGCGGGATGCGTATCGCGTCCCAAGGACATCCGTGACAGCATTGCGGAGAGCAAATCCGCTGCCGTGTGCGCGATGCGCCACGTCGAGCGTTCGGTCTTCGATCAGGAAGAACTGCTGGGCACGGTGCAGCACAGCGGCGTCATGATCAACGGACGCTGGCTTACCGAGGAGGAATTGCGCCAACGCGTGGAAGGATTCCTGTCCCAGATCATGGGCGTGCAATCACAGGAGCGCCAATAGTCGCGATCTTACGGCAGACGGCGCCCAATTAGATTCAAGAATTCCATGCGGGTTGCCTCCTCGTCGTGAAAGCTTCCCAGCACTGAAGAAGTCGTCATGATCGAGTTCTGCTTCTCCACGCCACGCATCATCATGCACATGTGCCGGCATTCGAGAACCACCCCAACGCCCTCGGCTTTGGTTACGTCCATGATGGTCCGCGCGATTTCAGCAGTGAGTCGCTCCTGAATCTGCAGCCGTCTGGCGTGGTAGTCGACGATTCTGGAGAGTTTACTTAACCCGAGTACCTTCTTCCGCGCGATGTAGCCGATATGACAGTATCCGAAGAACGGCAGAATGTGGTGTTCGCAGAGGCTATAGAGTTCGATGTCGCGCGAGATGATCATGTTGTTCGCGGGCGATTCGAATACGGCGTCGTTGATCGTCTTTCGCAGACTCTCGCGATATCCCGCCGTGAGATCCTTGTAGGCCAACGCCACTCGCTGAGGCGTCTTTCGAAGTCCTTCTCGATCGGGGTCTTCGCCAATTTCAACGAGAAGTTCGCGGATCAGTTCTTCAACACGTTTGATATTCATAGCAACAACCTCGCTCTCAACAAATCGGTGAACCGTGTATCGGCTACCATGCCGGTCTCAGGCAGAACGGCCACAATATCGGCCAGTGCTTCTCCCGTGTCCGGAAGGACAGTCTCAGGACGCAATTCGTAAATGGGAAGGGCCAGAAACGGACGCTCGCGGATGTCGGGATCGGGAACGCGCAGACCGGGCTCCTGCACGATTTCTTCGCCGAACAGGGCGATATCGAGGTCGATGGAGCGTGGGGCAAATTTGTCAGTCGTTCGTTCTCGGCCCAATTCGGATTCGATATGGCGCAATACTTCGAACTTTAGCCATCGGGGCGAGCCTTCCGTTTCCAAGAGGCAGACCCCGTTGAGGAAGGCGGGCTGTTCCGGGCGGCCCAATGGCGCGGTGCGATAGAAGGTGGAGACTGCTTCCAGATCCACGAAGTCACGGAGAAGCGTCATCGCTTGAGGGATGTTCAGTTCAGGTTCAATATTCGACCCGACGGATACGATAGCTTCTGTACGTTTATTCGGCTTATCCACGCTTCCGCTCCCGGTGGATCTCGACGGCAACACTTCGCGCAAAGCGCAGCGCGCCCGGTTTGTCGATGGCCACGGTCACCGCTTCCACTTTGGAATTTTCAAGACACACTTCGGCCACGCGCTGCGCCAAGCGCTCCACAAGGAAGAAACTCGACTGTTCGACCAACCCCAATATGGCCTGCTTTGTCGCTTTGTAGTCGACCGTATCCTCTATACGATCACTGGTACATGCTGCATCAAGGTCGACGTACATGGTGATGTTGATGATGACGTCCTGCTTGTTGATACGCTCGTCGTCATTAATACCGACAATGCAGCGGCACATGAGGTCGCGTATATGGATCTTGTCGCGAGCTTGATTATCCATACATGTTTCCTCGCAGGTTGCGTCCTCCGTCAACGTATATCACTTGACCGGTAACAAAATCGCTCTTCAACAAAAATAACGCGGCTTCAACAATATCTTCGACGTTGCCGTGCGTGTTCAGCGGATTGCTGTGCGCCAGCGACGTCAGGTAACTCTCGTCCTTGCCTTCCGGAGGAAGTATCAGGCCTGGCGCAATTCCGTTGACGCGCAGTTGCGGGGCGAATTCCATGGCCATCATTCGAGTCAGCGAATACATCATGCGCTTGCTCAGGTGATACGCGGCGTGCTTTCGGTCGTAGTCGGCAATCATGGCGTCCAGAAAATTCAGTACGCTCCCACGCCGTCCACTCGCCTTCAATTCACGTACGATTAGAAGCGGAGCCAAAGCGTGAACATCGACATTGGCATAGAGGTCTTCGGGCTCGAATGTCGCCAACGACGATTCCGGAAATACCGACGCGTTGTTGACGACAATCGATATGGGGCCAACCAGAGACTCCGCTTTGGCGTACAGCGCTTTGGCTTGGTCCAACTCCGCAAGATTGGCCTGAAGGCAGCTCGCGGTCACTCCGGTTTCACGCAGTTCCTTGACCAAGGACTCTGCATCGCTCCTCGAAGCACCGTAGTGCACCGCGACATTGACCCCTTCGCGGCCCAATGCCAACGACACGGCACGTCCGATTCGGCGGGAAGCGCCGGTGACTAGCGCGCTTTTTCCTTTTAGAGTCTCCACAACGGTCTATTATATGCCCTTTATCGCCGATCGAGTACCAGTCCGTACAAAGTCCTTCCACGCGAGGGGCAACACTGCCACCCCGCAAAGCATTCCCTTTACGTCCGAGAGGGAAAGCTAACGAGGCCGCGGTCTCGACTATGCTGTCCGCGGCCTCGTAGAAGGTCCAGAGGTCTTTACACTAGGCTTGAGGCGATGCAGCCGGTTCCTCTTTGGGTGCATCCGCGGGAGGCTCGGCAGGTGCATCTGAAGGCTTCTCACCTTCCTCGGGAGCAGCCTGGGGTTGCTCTTCGGCAGGTGGCTCTTCCGCCTTCTCCGGCGCCTGCTTTGCGACTTCTGCAACATCGGCGGTCGTCACGATGATACCCATCGTGTTGCCCTGACCGGCCCCGTTCATCATCCCGAAGAATCCACCACCGTCGTCGTCACCACCCTTGATCTGGCGGACTACCATGAAGCCGATGACCGACCCGTCCAGAGAGAATACGGGCGACCCCATTCCCGTGCTGGTAGGATCGTTACCCGGCACGTAGAACGTTCTGGGTTTCGAGACGATCGACTCGACGCGTTCGATGGCAACCGCGTATTCGCGGCCGGCGACGCGACCCAACCGCGTGACCGTGATCACGGGATCGAGAATGGAGGGCGTGGAACTCTTGGAGAGATCCAGAAACTTCATGGGCTGTGCCACTTTATCTTTGGGGCGAATGAACCCCAAGTCGAGATCCTTGTCGCGCAGAACCACTTGCCCTGGGATTTCGGTCCCGTCTCTGAAAAGAAGCTTCAAGTCCGTCACCTGGCTGCTAATCTTGAACCCTTCATCGTCGCGCCCCATGGATTCCATCATGGTCTGGAGCATCTGCGAAGGATCGAGAGCGCTTAGAGCCACGACCGTCAATCCCGAGGGGTCAATGATGGTGCCGCTGATCTCGGACTTGCTCTCGTTATCCTGAGACATGCCCTGCATCGCGAACTGCTGCTTGATGACCAACCGCACCGTCACGACGTTATCGCGGTTTGCTTCAAGAATGGCGCGTCCCTTATCGGCAAGTTCATCGGCTCCCGCTGGCATCGCAAATCCAGCACATATCATCGCGCACAGCAGCGGAATCGACCACACTAAACGAGGCATCGTCTACTCCTTTCCCGCGCCAGGCGCGGCATCCCACTTGGGTTCAATTTCGACAAACGCGCGATGGATACCCCGCTCGACAAAGAACACCACCGAGCCAGGGCGCTTCTGCGCCACTTCTTTCATTCGAGCTTCCAACGTCGGAATGTCCGGCGTAGGCACGCCATCAACGGACACAATCAAATCGTCGACGTTCATCCCGCCGACTGAGGCCCAACCGCCAGACTCGACCTTTGTAACAAGCACGCCGGTCTTGTCCAGAGCCCACTTCTCCTTGACTTTATCCAGGAACGTGATATCGCGAGCGGTAAATTCAAACTGAATGTCCGCATAGGTCTTCATCTCGCGTTCCACTTGCGGCGCTGCAGGCAACTCCACAGAGACCTTCACTTCTTGCCCATCCCGCAGAATGCTGAATTCGGCGGTTGTACCAATCTTGTACTGACGGATCAGCACTGACAACTCTTCTTCGTCGTCGGGTGTATTCGCCGCTTCGAGCGGTTCTCCATCTACGGCGTAGATTAGATCCCCAACCTTGAGCCCCGCCGTCTCAGCGACAGTGCCCGGGTACACTTGCGTGATGCGGAAACCCTTGAGATCGGGCTTGTTCAGTTGATTTGCGATGTCTCGCGTGATGACTTGTGTATTGACAGGTAGCCACGCCTTGGTAACTTCGCGGCCGGGCGCGGGAGGCTCCTTGATACCGACTTTGACGGAGGTCATCATCTTGGCCTGCCGACGTTCGTACTCCACCAGCGTCGCCACAGGCTCAGTTTGGCCTTCCACAATCTTTGCCGTAAGTTCTCTGAGTTGGTCGACGTTCTTGAGCGGCGTCGTGCCGACAACAGTCAGAATATCGCCATCGCGCACCGCGGGTTTCGCATCCCCGGTCGGCCCGCCCGGCCTCACGCTCGTGATCAGCACGCCGTCCTTGATGTCGCGCATCAGTTCGCGCGCCTTCACAAACGAAATATTGCGGGCCGTGATCCCCCACTCCTTAATCTCTACTTCTGTTGGGTCGACGCGCTCGCGCTCGATAGGCGTGACCGTGAGTTTCGTCT
Proteins encoded:
- a CDS encoding 4Fe-4S dicluster domain-containing protein; this translates as MSAPQRAPIDLAYAHVSHGQVYVIPNRCKGCKFCIEFCPKHVLDYSEEINEKGYHFPVVAKGKEAECIHCRFCDLVCPELAIFTREIEATPAILGDNSA
- a CDS encoding 2-oxoacid:acceptor oxidoreductase subunit alpha, with the protein product MVGDHACAEGALAAGLDFYAGYPITPSTEVMEHLADRLPRVGSKFVQMEDEIASIAAIIGASAAGARSMTATSGPGFSLMMENIGLAAMMEVPVVIVDVMRASPSTGLPTSVGQADVLQVRWGSHGDYGIAAYAPCSPQECFDLTIAAFNTANRYRIPTFVMMDEIVGHMTERVVIPDEADLPRMGRPRPETAPGEAPFLPYGLTEGLVPPMAHAGEGYKVHMTGLTHDERGYPLLNAAAHEKLVRRLVDKVRLNADEILRYEEIMVDDADTVVVAFGCTARSARRAVALARADGIKAGLLRPVTLWPFPENRVRRLLQLGNVKKFVVPEINLGQICREVERLTALPVLRINRAGGAMITPEIIVEGIVG
- a CDS encoding 2-oxoacid:ferredoxin oxidoreductase subunit beta encodes the protein MSVAAVQKEVHVNAHPSDQLMRAERLPHILCPGCGIGSVIHCYVDAVAASGIPVNRHVCVSGIGCSGRAAGYVNVDSYHTTHGRSVPFALGIAVYNPELHVTVISGDGDLTSIGGNHFIHAARRSVSLLVLCINNFNYGMTGGQAGPTTPLSALSSTTPFGCWERPFNLPHLAHAVGASYVARWTVLHVRQLRNSILRGMQKEGFRFIEILSPCPTGFGRPNDIGDGLMEMQNYLRRCEVRNEPHLHDIDIDLTHADSPIIVGDFVDIDRPSFRPIISGPVPETRPAEAWAMVKATQIKEEPNGK
- a CDS encoding 2-oxoacid:acceptor oxidoreductase family protein, with product MGNNGKPCKSVTEVRISGYGGQGVVLAGLLLGKAAALHDGKCAVFTQSYGPEARGGASCADVVVADDPIDYPLVSRADILVTLFQEAYVRFRPTLKPEGTLILESDLVHPHESIGRYYPIRATKMAEDLGRKVVANVITLGFLVGLTGVVSREAAEAAIRDTVKPKTIDLNLRAFDAGFALAEKGA
- a CDS encoding FAD-dependent oxidoreductase, producing the protein MDRAVLVIGAGMAGLRAALDLAKNGVHVVLVDQEPVIGGVMAARLADKSETFDFAHATELPRVDEVAKNPKIEVLTLTHVDRVLGEPGAFEVSLTKRARMVNDKCTRCNRCHAVCPVVVPNQFYSGLSHRKAIYTPFFEAYPSNYVIDLNSCLNKPPNYLPCARCAEACEDHAIQFSMPLEEKLTRTVSAVILASGFRMGEPEPLQRHGYGTHPDILTSMELERLITPGGPTGGFAEKPSNNGSPDRVLFVMTDASPFSTSCAAAQCDRLTQQGVNAITVLHPKVTSRGESFRDFWMRVAHRKVTLADGELERISPSDDGTFRVRYKLTGDLMSAAQDFDLVVFTTPVLPPDSLPKTAEALGIELDVDGFVKQGNRDWGPNATTRLGVYVAGCVSRPKDIRDSIAESKSAAVCAMRHVERSVFDQEELLGTVQHSGVMINGRWLTEEELRQRVEGFLSQIMGVQSQERQ
- the folE gene encoding GTP cyclohydrolase I FolE; amino-acid sequence: MNIKRVEELIRELLVEIGEDPDREGLRKTPQRVALAYKDLTAGYRESLRKTINDAVFESPANNMIISRDIELYSLCEHHILPFFGYCHIGYIARKKVLGLSKLSRIVDYHARRLQIQERLTAEIARTIMDVTKAEGVGVVLECRHMCMMMRGVEKQNSIMTTSSVLGSFHDEEATRMEFLNLIGRRLP
- the folK gene encoding 2-amino-4-hydroxy-6-hydroxymethyldihydropteridine diphosphokinase — its product is MDKPNKRTEAIVSVGSNIEPELNIPQAMTLLRDFVDLEAVSTFYRTAPLGRPEQPAFLNGVCLLETEGSPRWLKFEVLRHIESELGRERTTDKFAPRSIDLDIALFGEEIVQEPGLRVPDPDIRERPFLALPIYELRPETVLPDTGEALADIVAVLPETGMVADTRFTDLLRARLLL
- the folB gene encoding dihydroneopterin aldolase yields the protein MDNQARDKIHIRDLMCRCIVGINDDERINKQDVIINITMYVDLDAACTSDRIEDTVDYKATKQAILGLVEQSSFFLVERLAQRVAEVCLENSKVEAVTVAIDKPGALRFARSVAVEIHRERKRG
- a CDS encoding SDR family oxidoreductase, which codes for MSLALGREGVNVAVHYGASRSDAESLVKELRETGVTASCLQANLAELDQAKALYAKAESLVGPISIVVNNASVFPESSLATFEPEDLYANVDVHALAPLLIVRELKASGRRGSVLNFLDAMIADYDRKHAAYHLSKRMMYSLTRMMAMEFAPQLRVNGIAPGLILPPEGKDESYLTSLAHSNPLNTHGNVEDIVEAALFLLKSDFVTGQVIYVDGGRNLRGNMYG
- a CDS encoding serine protease; the encoded protein is MPRLVWSIPLLCAMICAGFAMPAGADELADKGRAILEANRDNVVTVRLVIKQQFAMQGMSQDNESKSEISGTIIDPSGLTVVALSALDPSQMLQTMMESMGRDDEGFKISSQVTDLKLLFRDGTEIPGQVVLRDKDLDLGFIRPKDKVAQPMKFLDLSKSSTPSILDPVITVTRLGRVAGREYAVAIERVESIVSKPRTFYVPGNDPTSTGMGSPVFSLDGSVIGFMVVRQIKGGDDDGGGFFGMMNGAGQGNTMGIIVTTADVAEVAKQAPEKAEEPPAEEQPQAAPEEGEKPSDAPAEPPADAPKEEPAASPQA
- a CDS encoding PDZ domain-containing protein yields the protein MKSRLSLGIPILAAVAVALSVLLAVPAVHAQDSSARAAVDVAIAKVKPALVRIAVVWTDYGEGREQKYEAFGSGAIITDDGHVITNHHVAGHASRIFCTLATKEVIEADLVGTDPLGDIAILKLKTESGRIFPTAEFGDSSQVRVGDLVLAMGSPLSLSQSVTSGIISNTELIMPSRRWGSLTLDGEDVGSLVRWIGHDAEIFPGNSGGPLVNIRGQIIGINEISIGLGGAIPGNLAKEIAKQIIARGSVKRAWIGLEVQPQLRSTTDHRGVLIQGAIADSPAAQAGFQPGDLLLRLAGNEINVRFEEQVPLLNLLVSELPIGTPAEAVVLRGKEETKLTVTPIERERVDPTEVEIKEWGITARNISFVKARELMRDIKDGVLITSVRPGGPTGDAKPAVRDGDILTVVGTTPLKNVDQLRELTAKIVEGQTEPVATLVEYERRQAKMMTSVKVGIKEPPAPGREVTKAWLPVNTQVITRDIANQLNKPDLKGFRITQVYPGTVAETAGLKVGDLIYAVDGEPLEAANTPDDEEELSVLIRQYKIGTTAEFSILRDGQEVKVSVELPAAPQVEREMKTYADIQFEFTARDITFLDKVKEKWALDKTGVLVTKVESGGWASVGGMNVDDLIVSVDGVPTPDIPTLEARMKEVAQKRPGSVVFFVERGIHRAFVEIEPKWDAAPGAGKE